The sequence CTGCCCTATGTCGATCGGGTGCTGTATCTCGTGGACGGGCAGTTCAGGGTCGGCACGCCCGACGAGGTCATGACGTCGCAGACATTGTCCGAACTGTACCGTTCCAGGGTTGAGGTCATCAGGATCGGCGGCCAGATCCACATCGCGGGTGCGCAGAGCGCGCTCTGCGAGGACGAAGTGCACCACCCCTGACCCCGAAGGCTTACGCATGGACAAGTTGTTCGACTTCGACCTGACGATGGAGCTGCTCGGCTTCGACTTCGTGCAGACGGCGTTGCTCGCGGCGGCTGTGCTCGGGCTGGTCGCCGGAACGCTGGGGCCGCTCATCGTGATGCGGCGCATGTCGTTCGCGGTGCACGGCACGGCCGAGCTGGCCTTCACCGGAGCCGCGGCCGCGCTGCTGCTGGGGGTCGGCGTCGGGTACGGGGCGCTGGCCGGGGCCGTGGTCGCCGCGCTTCTGCTCGGCCTGCTGGGAGGCAGGGAGTCGGACAGGGACTCGGTGATCGGTGTCATCCTCGCGTTCGGCCTCGGCCTCGGAGTGTTGCTGCTCTGGTACTACCCTGGTCGCGCCTCCAACAAGTTCGGCATCCTCGTCGGCCAGATCGTGGCCATCGAACCGACCGACCTGACGTCGTTGCTGATCGCGGCCGTCGTGGTGCTCGTGGTGCTCGCGGTCGTCTATCGGCCGCTGCTGTTCTCCAGCGTCGATCCCACCGTCGCTGCGGCCAGGGGAGTGCCTGGCGGGCTGCTCGCGCCTCTCTTCGCGGTACTCATCGGTGTCGCCACCGCGCTGGGTGTGCAGATCGTCGGGGCGCTGCTGGTGGTGGCGTTGATGGTGACGCCCGCGGCTGCGGCGGCGCGCGTGACGGCGAGTCCGTTGCGGGCGACGGTGCTGGCCGTGGTGTTCGCCGAGCTGGCCGCGCTGGGCGGCATCGTGTTGTCGCTGGCACCGGGTGCGCCCGTGAGCTTCTTCGTCACGGCCATCTCATTCACGATCTACCTCGTGTGCCGGATTGTGGAGTACGCGAGGGCCAAGGTGCGCAGGACCCCGGGGGCGAACGACTCCGAGGCAGCTGAGCCCGTCAGTGCAGCATCAGCAGAACCTGCAACTCCCCGACAAGGAACCCGATGACTCCGCCGACGGCGACGAGTTTCCATTCGTCCTGGCGGAACGCGGGCCGGAGCAGGCCCTCGTACTCGGTGGAACTCATGCGCATCATGCGCTGTTCCACCAGGTTGGCCACGTCCATGGCCTTGGAGAGGTAGGTCTTCGCGGGTCGCAGGGTCGCGGGCAGGCGTTCGGCCACCCTCGTCGCGGCGGCCCGCTTCATCACGCCGAGCCGGTGTTCGCCGACCGTCGCGTCCACGAGCGGGCGCGCGACCCCCGCTTGTTCGTCGATCGCCTCGGCGACGAGCCTGCGGACCATGGCCACGAGCCGGTCGGACTTCGGGCCTCGAAGCAGTGCGTCCAGAACGTTGTCCACGGTGAGCAGTTCGGCGGCGATCATCTCGCCGTACTGCCGCGCGACTTCCGCGCGCCTGCGCTGGAACATGCCGTGCAGCACGAGCCCGCCGGGCAGTCGAAGGGGGTCGCGGGGCACGAAGATCAGTTTGATCGCGAGCCAGTCCGTGAACAGGCCGATGGACGCGCCGAAGATCGGCATCACGATCGGATTCTTCGTCAGCGCCCACACGATCGACTGGACGATGCCGAGGAAGAAGCCGAAATAGATCCCCGAACGGGCGATGAACGCCATTTCGGGCCGCGAGGTCTCCCTGATCAGTTTCACCAGGAGGGCCTTGTCGCGGGTGAGCCGCCGCACGCTCAGCTGTTTGAGGTCGAGGATGTCGCCGATGTCGTCGCGCAGTTCGTCCACGACGCGGTGGACCAGTCGTGGAGCGCCCGCCTGGATGTGCTTGACGACGAGGTCCCGCGCCATCGGCGGCAACCGCTCCCACAGCCGGGGGTGATGCTCGGCGAGCACCTCTCTCGCGATCTCGTCAACGGCTTGCAGCAGCGGCTGTTCGATCTCCCTGAGCAGGCGGTCTGGGTCGATCTTCGCGAAGACGTCGGCGACGTCGAGGACGTTGCGCGTGAGCAGGTCGGTGGCCGTCGCGGCCATCCGCCCTCCGTGGCGAGGCACCACGCCCTGCCAGCCGAGGAAGGTGCCCTTGATGCCGACGAAATCGAGCGGGCGGAACATCATCTCGATGGCCACGCGCTTCGTGACGTATCCGATGAGCGCGGCGACGACGGGAATCGCCGTGTAAAGGGGCCAGTTCCCGGCGAGATCGTCGAGAACAGCTTCCACCGCGACCTCCTCGCCTCCGCGCCACTTTCCCGCCATTCGGCGCGCACTGTCGATGTTTCCGCAGGAAACGGCGCGCGAAAGGTTGGAGGGGCAACCCCGACTCATTATGGTGGCCGGATGGCTGAAGCGCAGGCATCCCCCACGCAGGCGACGAACACGCAGTTCACGACAGCCTTCCGAGGCTACGACCAGGCCCAGGTGGACGAACACGTCAAGAAGCTGAACGCCGAACTCGCCAACGCGGCTCGCCATCGGGACGAGGCGGCGGCGTCGGTCGCGGAGCTGACGAAGGCGCTGAGCTACGCGCAGAAGGAACTCAGCGACACCAAGAACGCGCTGACCCGCATGGTCGAGGACCCGGCAGGACCTGCCGCCATGACCGAACGGGTCAAGACCATGATGCAGCTCGCCGAGGAGGAGATCGCGGAGCTGAGGGCGAAGGCCGAGCGGGACGCGACCGACGTCAGGGACGCAGCCGACGCCTACGCCGAGAAGACCCGCACCAAGGCGCAGGCGGAGGCCGAGAAACTCGCCGCGGACGCCGAGGCGGAGCGGACTCGCCTCGACGAGGAGACGCGGCAGCGGCTCACGCAGCAGCGCGAGGCCACGGAAGCCGAACTCGCCGAGCGGCGGCGGAAGGCCGAGCAGGAGGCCGACGAACTGATGCGGACAACGCAGCGGAAGGCCGAGGCGATGATCGCGGAGGCGGAGAACCGGCTCACCGAGGCGCGGGCGCTGCGCAAGGAGGCGTACGAACTGCGGGCCTCGGTGCTCGAACGCCTCACGGCGAGCCACTCGGCTTTGCAGCAGGCCGTCGAACGGCTGGGTGCGGACCCGGGCCCTGCCGAGGCCGATGCGGAGAACGGCGACCGCACCGGTGACGAAAGCGGCGCGAAACGGCCTGCCTGAACGGCTTCGCGCGAAAATCCGGTTGCGTCTCGTGGGTACTCGCACGAGGGTGAGCCACCATGCGTACCGCGCTTGTCACGGGAGTCAGCAGAACGAACGGGATCGGATTCGCCGTCGCGCGCAGGTTGCTTGACGAAGGGCACCGCGTTTTCGCGCAGTCGTGGTCGCCGTACGACGCGACGGAACCGTGGGGTGCGGACCCACGCGGAATCGACGGCGTGCTCTCCGAGCTCGGGGGTGGCGACGCACTCGCGCATCTGGAGGCCGATTTCGCGGACCCGGCCGCACCCGAACGGGTGGTCCGAGCGGCGGTGAGCCGGTTCGGACC comes from Saccharomonospora xinjiangensis XJ-54 and encodes:
- a CDS encoding metal ABC transporter permease, giving the protein MDKLFDFDLTMELLGFDFVQTALLAAAVLGLVAGTLGPLIVMRRMSFAVHGTAELAFTGAAAALLLGVGVGYGALAGAVVAALLLGLLGGRESDRDSVIGVILAFGLGLGVLLLWYYPGRASNKFGILVGQIVAIEPTDLTSLLIAAVVVLVVLAVVYRPLLFSSVDPTVAAARGVPGGLLAPLFAVLIGVATALGVQIVGALLVVALMVTPAAAAARVTASPLRATVLAVVFAELAALGGIVLSLAPGAPVSFFVTAISFTIYLVCRIVEYARAKVRRTPGANDSEAAEPVSAASAEPATPRQGTR
- a CDS encoding DUF445 family protein; this translates as MEAVLDDLAGNWPLYTAIPVVAALIGYVTKRVAIEMMFRPLDFVGIKGTFLGWQGVVPRHGGRMAATATDLLTRNVLDVADVFAKIDPDRLLREIEQPLLQAVDEIAREVLAEHHPRLWERLPPMARDLVVKHIQAGAPRLVHRVVDELRDDIGDILDLKQLSVRRLTRDKALLVKLIRETSRPEMAFIARSGIYFGFFLGIVQSIVWALTKNPIVMPIFGASIGLFTDWLAIKLIFVPRDPLRLPGGLVLHGMFQRRRAEVARQYGEMIAAELLTVDNVLDALLRGPKSDRLVAMVRRLVAEAIDEQAGVARPLVDATVGEHRLGVMKRAAATRVAERLPATLRPAKTYLSKAMDVANLVEQRMMRMSSTEYEGLLRPAFRQDEWKLVAVGGVIGFLVGELQVLLMLH
- a CDS encoding DivIVA domain-containing protein encodes the protein MAEAQASPTQATNTQFTTAFRGYDQAQVDEHVKKLNAELANAARHRDEAAASVAELTKALSYAQKELSDTKNALTRMVEDPAGPAAMTERVKTMMQLAEEEIAELRAKAERDATDVRDAADAYAEKTRTKAQAEAEKLAADAEAERTRLDEETRQRLTQQREATEAELAERRRKAEQEADELMRTTQRKAEAMIAEAENRLTEARALRKEAYELRASVLERLTASHSALQQAVERLGADPGPAEADAENGDRTGDESGAKRPA